Proteins from one Hydrogenophaga sp. SL48 genomic window:
- a CDS encoding YoaK family protein, which translates to MFEPIRGFTSLQRTPQADLKLGTVLAFVAGAANAGGFLAVGQYTSHMTGMVSSMADHLVLGQFVLAGAALAAVLAFLLGAMSTAWLVNWGMRLQLRSAYGLPLLIEAALLLVFGIFGAAMSLWHTVFLPVTVLLLCYIMGLQNAVITKISQARIRTTHVTGLVTDLGIELGKLLYVNRHPDMQPVRADRERLRVHAQLVISFLVGGIAGALGFKHLGYISTVPLALMLLLLVMRPALDDWQRLRAT; encoded by the coding sequence GTGTTTGAACCCATCCGCGGTTTCACCAGCCTGCAGCGCACGCCGCAGGCCGACCTGAAGCTCGGCACCGTGCTGGCCTTCGTGGCCGGTGCGGCCAACGCGGGCGGTTTCCTGGCCGTGGGCCAGTACACCTCGCACATGACGGGCATGGTCTCGTCGATGGCGGACCACCTCGTGCTGGGCCAGTTCGTGCTGGCCGGCGCAGCACTGGCCGCGGTGCTGGCCTTTCTGCTGGGCGCCATGAGCACCGCCTGGTTGGTGAACTGGGGCATGCGGCTGCAGCTGCGCAGCGCCTACGGCCTGCCACTGCTGATCGAAGCGGCGCTGCTGCTGGTGTTCGGCATCTTTGGAGCCGCCATGAGCCTGTGGCACACGGTGTTCCTGCCGGTCACGGTGCTGCTGCTCTGTTACATCATGGGTCTGCAGAACGCCGTGATCACCAAGATCTCGCAGGCGCGAATCCGCACCACACACGTGACCGGCCTGGTCACCGACTTGGGCATCGAGCTGGGCAAGCTGCTGTATGTGAACCGCCACCCGGACATGCAACCGGTGCGCGCTGACCGCGAACGCCTGCGTGTGCACGCCCAACTGGTGATCAGTTTCCTGGTGGGCGGCATCGCCGGCGCCCTGGGCTTCAAACACCTGGGCTACATCAGCACCGTGCCGCTGGCCCTGATGCTGTTGCTGCTGGTCATGCGCCCGGCGCTCGACGACTGGCAGCGCCTCAGAGCCACCTGA
- a CDS encoding ABC transporter substrate-binding protein, whose product MVRWAMVACGWLIAAGAHANDSGVTPTEIRLGASAVLSGPLGPQTVQYGEGSRLLFDAVNASGGVHGRKISYVTLDDGFDPKRAVENTQKLLADNKVFMVFNSTGTAQTAAVLPLLKESKTILFGPVTGASALRDNFNPYVFHVRASYANESVRMLSQLKQTGVQRVAFFYQDDGLGKALLAEVKKASVAENLPLVVEVKVDPAAPDFAAAAATTAQANPQAVIVGTAGLTFTNYVKALQATAARPVLYGFSVANPDGINRELKDKARGIILAQIMPSLRNNTVPVVAEYLKLHAAKSPDVPPSAAQFEGFVHARLLVEGLKRTGRELNTASFIKTMEGAGEIAFGRFTAQYSPRSHNGSNYVELAIIDADGRLRY is encoded by the coding sequence ATGGTTCGTTGGGCAATGGTCGCGTGTGGGTGGCTGATCGCAGCCGGGGCACACGCCAACGATTCGGGCGTCACGCCCACCGAAATCAGGCTTGGCGCCTCGGCGGTGCTCTCGGGGCCGCTGGGCCCGCAGACCGTGCAATACGGCGAAGGCTCGCGGCTGCTGTTCGACGCCGTCAACGCCAGCGGCGGCGTGCACGGACGCAAGATCAGCTACGTCACCCTTGACGACGGCTTCGATCCCAAGCGCGCCGTGGAAAACACCCAGAAGCTGCTGGCCGACAACAAGGTCTTCATGGTCTTCAACAGCACTGGCACCGCCCAGACGGCGGCCGTGCTGCCCCTGCTCAAGGAGTCGAAGACCATCCTGTTCGGCCCGGTGACCGGCGCTTCGGCCCTGCGCGACAACTTCAACCCCTACGTGTTTCACGTGCGCGCGAGTTACGCCAACGAGTCGGTGCGCATGCTGTCGCAACTCAAGCAGACAGGCGTCCAGCGGGTCGCCTTCTTCTACCAGGACGACGGCTTGGGCAAGGCCCTGCTGGCCGAGGTGAAAAAAGCCTCGGTGGCGGAAAACCTGCCGCTGGTGGTCGAGGTGAAGGTCGATCCGGCCGCGCCCGATTTCGCCGCGGCCGCCGCGACCACGGCCCAGGCCAACCCGCAGGCCGTCATCGTCGGCACCGCCGGGCTGACGTTCACGAACTACGTCAAGGCCCTGCAGGCGACCGCCGCGCGGCCGGTGCTCTACGGCTTTTCGGTCGCCAACCCGGACGGCATCAACCGCGAACTGAAAGACAAGGCGCGGGGCATCATCCTCGCGCAGATCATGCCCTCGCTGCGCAACAACACGGTGCCCGTGGTCGCCGAGTACCTGAAGCTGCACGCCGCCAAGTCACCCGATGTGCCACCCTCGGCGGCGCAGTTCGAGGGCTTTGTCCACGCCCGCTTGCTGGTCGAAGGCCTCAAGCGCACAGGCCGCGAACTGAACACCGCCAGCTTCATCAAGACCATGGAGGGTGCGGGCGAAATCGCCTTCGGGCGCTTCACCGCCCAGTACTCACCCAGGTCGCACAACGGGTCCAACTACGTGGAGCTGGCGATCATCGACGCCGACGGCCGTCTGCGGTATTGA
- a CDS encoding DUF3460 family protein, with translation MSFFARPHYTSDATQFIDQLKADHPELEQAQREGRSLLWDKQIDRDFQIKAVQAQVPQQPYVYQTGSDHT, from the coding sequence ATGTCCTTCTTTGCCCGCCCGCACTACACGTCTGACGCGACGCAGTTCATCGACCAGCTCAAGGCCGACCACCCCGAACTGGAGCAGGCGCAGCGCGAAGGCCGCTCGCTGCTGTGGGACAAGCAGATCGATCGCGACTTCCAGATCAAGGCCGTGCAAGCCCAGGTGCCCCAGCAGCCCTACGTCTACCAGACCGGCTCGGACCACACCTGA
- the nadB gene encoding L-aspartate oxidase yields the protein MSAHHSFDVLIIGSGLAGLTAALKLAPTHRVAVVTKRGISDGSSNWAQGGIAAVLAEGDSYASHVDDTLVAGAGLCDLEATQFTVENAPGAIAWLQELGVPFSTENGELHLTREGGHTHRRIVHATDATGAAVHTTLSKLARATPGITFFENHMLVDLITDAKLPGHKAGNGSVRCHGAYVLDVDRDEVETFSAPHTILATGGAGKVYLYTTNPDTATGDGIAAGWRAGCRVGNMEFIQFHPTCLYHPNVKNFLITEAVRGEGGQLKLPPHLGSHRFMPDHDPRAELAPRDIVARAIDYEMKRHGLDCVHLDISHQSPEFLKEHFPNILARCAELGIDITKEPIPVVPAAHYTCGGVVTDLEGHTDLEGLYAVGETTCTGLHGANRLASNSLVECMVFAQAAVKAIQTAAVVASPDIPLWDDSRVKDADEQVVISHNWDELRRFMWDYVGIVRTNKRLERAAHRITLLQREIHEFYAQFHVTRDLLELRNLVQVADLIVMSAMLRHESRGLHFSRDYPDLLPEAKPTILVPPAR from the coding sequence ATGAGCGCCCACCATTCCTTTGACGTCCTCATCATCGGCAGCGGTCTGGCCGGTCTCACCGCCGCCCTGAAACTCGCGCCCACCCACCGCGTGGCGGTGGTCACCAAGCGCGGCATCTCCGACGGTTCGAGCAACTGGGCCCAAGGCGGCATCGCGGCCGTGCTGGCGGAGGGCGACAGCTACGCCTCGCACGTGGACGACACGCTGGTGGCCGGCGCCGGGCTGTGCGACCTGGAGGCCACGCAGTTCACGGTAGAGAACGCGCCGGGCGCGATTGCCTGGCTGCAGGAACTGGGCGTGCCCTTCTCCACCGAAAACGGCGAACTGCACCTGACCCGTGAAGGCGGACACACCCACCGCCGCATCGTTCACGCCACCGACGCCACGGGCGCGGCCGTGCACACCACGCTCAGCAAGCTCGCGCGAGCCACCCCCGGCATCACGTTCTTCGAGAACCACATGCTGGTCGATCTGATCACCGACGCCAAACTGCCGGGTCACAAGGCCGGCAACGGGTCGGTGCGCTGCCACGGGGCCTATGTGCTGGACGTGGACCGCGACGAGGTCGAAACCTTCAGCGCACCCCACACCATCCTGGCCACCGGCGGCGCGGGCAAGGTGTATCTCTACACCACCAACCCCGACACCGCCACCGGCGATGGCATCGCTGCCGGCTGGCGCGCGGGCTGCCGAGTGGGCAACATGGAGTTCATCCAGTTCCACCCGACCTGCCTGTACCACCCCAATGTCAAGAACTTCCTGATCACCGAAGCCGTGCGCGGCGAAGGCGGGCAGCTGAAGCTGCCACCGCACCTGGGGAGCCACCGCTTCATGCCCGACCACGATCCGCGTGCCGAACTCGCACCGCGCGACATCGTGGCCCGCGCCATCGACTACGAGATGAAGCGCCACGGCCTGGACTGCGTGCACCTCGACATCTCGCACCAGAGCCCCGAGTTCCTGAAAGAGCACTTCCCCAACATCCTGGCGCGCTGCGCCGAGCTGGGCATCGACATCACCAAAGAGCCCATTCCCGTGGTGCCCGCCGCGCACTACACCTGCGGCGGCGTGGTGACCGATCTCGAAGGACACACCGACCTCGAAGGCCTGTACGCCGTGGGCGAGACCACCTGCACCGGCCTGCACGGCGCCAACCGCCTGGCCAGCAATTCGCTGGTGGAGTGCATGGTGTTCGCCCAGGCCGCCGTGAAGGCCATCCAGACCGCGGCCGTGGTCGCCAGCCCCGACATTCCCCTGTGGGACGACAGCCGCGTCAAGGACGCCGACGAACAGGTCGTGATCTCGCACAACTGGGACGAGCTGCGCCGTTTCATGTGGGACTACGTCGGCATCGTGCGCACCAACAAGCGCCTGGAGCGGGCGGCCCACCGCATCACCCTGCTGCAGCGCGAGATTCATGAGTTTTACGCCCAGTTCCACGTCACCCGGGATCTGCTGGAGCTGCGCAACCTCGTGCAGGTGGCCGATCTGATCGTGATGTCGGCCATGCTGCGGCACGAAAGCCGGGGCCTGCATTTCAGCCGGGACTACCCCGATCTGCTGCCCGAAGCCAAACCCACGATCCTCGTGCCACCGGCAAGGTGA
- the bamE gene encoding outer membrane protein assembly factor BamE domain-containing protein → MTHPLMHFTRHPARWALAFSAALLMTACDQQAIGELEEGVSTEEDVRERFGQPEAVWDGPDGAQVYEYNRQPAGYQNYQITIGPDGKMAALRQVLTERNFALIQPGMPMEEVRKLLGKPMKITTYDLKKETHHDWRYRDGPNESDSKVFTVIFNPDMRVLSTLSVRDPDLDRGR, encoded by the coding sequence ATGACACACCCGTTGATGCATTTCACGCGCCACCCGGCACGCTGGGCGCTGGCGTTTTCTGCAGCGTTGCTGATGACCGCCTGCGACCAGCAAGCGATTGGCGAGCTGGAAGAGGGCGTCTCAACCGAGGAAGATGTGCGCGAGCGCTTCGGCCAGCCCGAGGCGGTGTGGGACGGACCGGACGGTGCACAGGTCTACGAATACAACCGCCAGCCCGCGGGGTACCAGAACTACCAGATCACCATCGGCCCGGACGGCAAGATGGCGGCGCTGCGACAGGTGCTGACGGAGCGCAATTTCGCCCTGATCCAGCCGGGCATGCCGATGGAGGAGGTGCGCAAGCTGCTCGGCAAGCCGATGAAGATCACCACTTACGACCTCAAGAAAGAAACGCACCACGACTGGCGCTACCGTGACGGGCCGAACGAGAGCGACAGCAAGGTGTTCACGGTGATTTTCAACCCCGACATGCGGGTGTTGTCGACCCTGAGCGTGCGCGACCCGGATCTCGACCGGGGTCGTTGA
- a CDS encoding segregation and condensation protein A — MSNEASTLDAAPEGLDALLPAVVDQVALARLYGEPLFSMPRDLYIPPDALQVFLEAFEGPLDLLLYLIRKQNFNILDIPMAAVTRQYLSYVDEIRASNLELAAEYLLMAAMLIEIKSRMLLPPKKTAEGEEAEDPRAELVRRLLEYEQMKLAAQRLSEMPQYGRDFLRAQVYVEQALAPRFPDVSAIDLQSAWRDIMKRAKLVQHHKISREELSVREHMSIVLRHLQGRKFVEFGELFDPSRGQQVLVVTFIAMLELAKETLIELTQAEAFAPIYVRLAYTPN; from the coding sequence ATGAGCAACGAGGCCAGCACGCTCGATGCGGCCCCTGAGGGGCTGGACGCGTTGCTGCCGGCGGTCGTCGATCAGGTGGCGCTCGCCCGCCTGTACGGCGAACCGCTGTTCTCGATGCCGCGGGACCTGTACATCCCGCCCGATGCGTTGCAGGTGTTCCTCGAAGCCTTCGAAGGCCCGCTGGACCTGCTGCTCTACCTGATCCGCAAGCAGAACTTCAACATTCTCGACATCCCGATGGCGGCGGTGACGCGCCAGTACCTGAGCTACGTCGACGAGATCCGCGCCAGCAACCTGGAACTGGCGGCCGAGTACCTGCTGATGGCGGCGATGCTGATCGAGATCAAGTCGCGCATGCTGCTGCCGCCCAAGAAGACGGCCGAGGGCGAAGAAGCCGAAGACCCGCGCGCGGAACTCGTGCGCCGCCTGCTCGAGTACGAGCAGATGAAGCTCGCCGCACAGCGGCTGTCGGAAATGCCGCAATACGGCCGGGACTTCCTGCGCGCGCAGGTGTACGTCGAGCAGGCGCTGGCGCCGCGCTTCCCCGACGTGAGCGCCATCGACCTGCAGAGCGCCTGGCGCGACATCATGAAACGCGCCAAGCTCGTGCAGCACCACAAGATCAGCCGAGAAGAGCTCTCGGTGCGCGAACACATGAGCATCGTGCTGCGCCATTTGCAGGGTCGAAAATTCGTCGAGTTCGGCGAGCTTTTCGATCCCTCGCGCGGCCAGCAGGTGCTGGTCGTGACCTTCATCGCCATGCTGGAACTGGCCAAGGAAACGCTGATCGAGCTGACCCAGGCCGAGGCGTTTGCGCCCATCTACGTCAGGCTCGCTTACACCCCCAATTGA
- the apbC gene encoding iron-sulfur cluster carrier protein ApbC: MAVDQQALLNALQTVTDPNTGKDFVSTKALKNLNEQYGDVSFDVELGYPAKSQIPALRRELIAAAKGVAGVENVSVNMTSKIIPHAVQRGVQLLPSVKNIIAVASGKGGVGKSTTAVNLALALAAEGAKVGILDADIYGPSQPMMMGIEGRPESADGKTMEPLENYGVQVISIGFLVDKDEAMIWRGPMATQALEQLLRQTNWKDLDYLIVDMPPGTGDIQLTLSQRVPLTGAVIVTTPQDIALLDARKGIKMFEKVGVPILGIVENMAVYCCPNCGHTEHIFGVDGGKKMAAEYGMDYLGALPLNMSIRVQADSGRPTVVSDPEGEIATLYKTVARQVAIKIAKQAKDFSSKFPSIKISKET; this comes from the coding sequence ATGGCTGTCGACCAACAAGCGCTGCTCAATGCCCTGCAGACCGTGACCGATCCGAACACGGGCAAGGATTTTGTGTCCACCAAAGCGCTGAAGAACCTGAACGAACAGTACGGCGACGTGTCGTTCGACGTTGAACTCGGTTACCCGGCCAAGAGCCAGATCCCGGCGCTGCGGCGCGAGTTGATCGCCGCCGCCAAGGGCGTGGCCGGTGTGGAAAACGTGTCGGTCAACATGACCAGCAAGATCATTCCGCACGCGGTGCAACGCGGCGTGCAACTGCTGCCCAGCGTGAAGAACATCATCGCCGTGGCCTCGGGCAAGGGCGGTGTGGGCAAGAGCACCACGGCGGTCAACCTGGCGCTGGCGCTGGCTGCCGAGGGTGCCAAGGTCGGCATCCTGGACGCCGACATCTATGGCCCCAGCCAGCCGATGATGATGGGCATCGAGGGCCGTCCCGAGAGCGCCGACGGCAAGACCATGGAGCCGCTGGAAAACTACGGCGTGCAGGTCATCTCCATCGGTTTCCTGGTCGACAAGGACGAGGCCATGATCTGGCGCGGCCCCATGGCCACGCAAGCGCTGGAGCAGCTGCTGCGCCAGACCAACTGGAAAGACCTCGACTACCTGATCGTGGACATGCCGCCTGGCACCGGCGACATCCAGCTCACGCTGAGCCAGCGCGTGCCGCTGACCGGTGCGGTGATCGTGACCACGCCGCAGGACATCGCCCTGCTCGACGCGCGCAAGGGCATCAAGATGTTCGAGAAAGTGGGCGTGCCCATCCTCGGCATCGTGGAAAACATGGCGGTCTATTGCTGCCCCAACTGTGGCCACACCGAACACATCTTCGGCGTCGATGGTGGCAAGAAGATGGCGGCCGAGTACGGCATGGACTACCTGGGCGCGCTGCCGCTGAACATGAGCATTCGCGTGCAGGCCGACAGCGGCCGCCCCACCGTGGTGTCCGACCCCGAGGGCGAGATCGCCACGTTGTACAAGACCGTGGCGCGCCAGGTGGCGATCAAGATCGCGAAGCAGGCCAAGGACTTCTCCAGCAAGTTCCCGAGCATCAAGATCTCGAAAGAGACCTGA
- the metG gene encoding methionine--tRNA ligase produces MSPRRLFVTTALPYANGHFHIGHIMEYIQADIWVRFQRMQGHEVHFVCADDAHGAPIMIAAEKAGKTPQQFVADIASGRKPYLDGFHIGFDNWHSTDGPENHELAQDVYRALKANGLIETRTIEQFYDPEKGMFLPDRFIKGECPKCGAKDQYGDNCENCGAVYAPTELKNPYSALSGAAPVLKQSDHFFFKLSDPRCMAFLDQWTQSGAVQPEVLNKISEWIEPGEDGKPKMGDWDISRDAPYFGIEIPDAPGKYFYVWLDAPIGYLASLKNYFDKTGRDYDTFMASPETEQFHFIGKDIITFHTLFWPAMLKFSGRKVPNAVFVHGFLTINNGEKMSKSRGTGLNPLKYLKLGMNPEWLRYYLAAKLSGKNEDIDFNPEDFMARVNSDLVGKFINIASRAAGFIAKRFDGQLGEVSADGDALLDHLEVAAPSITELYAEREYGKALREIMLLADRVNAYVDQNKPWELAKKEGMEGRLHDVCTTCIEAFRLLTLYLKPVLPALAKDVEAFLNTEPLQFADATRLLGKGHRIGAYQHLMQRVDVKQLDALFEPPPAPAVELVVPGGEPIADTISIDDFSKIDLRIAQIVNCEAVEGSTKLLRLTLDVGEGRTRNVFSGIASAYRPEDLVGKLTVMVANLAPRKMKFGVSEGMVLAASHADENAEPGIHILNPWPGATPGMRVR; encoded by the coding sequence ATGAGCCCGCGTCGCCTGTTCGTCACCACCGCCCTGCCCTACGCCAACGGCCACTTCCACATCGGCCACATCATGGAATACATCCAGGCCGACATCTGGGTGCGGTTCCAGCGCATGCAGGGCCACGAGGTGCACTTCGTCTGTGCCGACGACGCGCACGGCGCGCCGATCATGATCGCGGCCGAAAAGGCCGGCAAGACACCGCAGCAGTTCGTGGCCGACATCGCCTCGGGCCGCAAGCCCTACCTGGACGGTTTCCACATCGGTTTCGACAACTGGCACAGCACCGACGGCCCGGAAAACCACGAACTCGCGCAGGACGTGTACCGCGCGCTCAAGGCCAACGGCCTGATCGAGACCCGCACCATCGAGCAGTTCTACGACCCTGAAAAGGGCATGTTCCTGCCCGACCGCTTCATCAAGGGCGAGTGCCCCAAGTGCGGCGCGAAAGACCAATACGGCGACAACTGTGAGAACTGCGGCGCCGTCTACGCGCCCACCGAGCTGAAGAACCCCTACTCGGCCCTCTCGGGCGCGGCGCCGGTGCTGAAGCAATCGGACCACTTCTTCTTCAAACTCTCCGACCCGCGCTGCATGGCCTTTCTGGACCAGTGGACGCAGAGCGGCGCGGTGCAGCCCGAGGTGCTGAACAAGATCAGCGAATGGATCGAACCCGGCGAAGACGGCAAGCCCAAGATGGGCGACTGGGACATCAGCCGCGATGCGCCCTACTTCGGCATTGAAATCCCGGACGCACCGGGCAAGTACTTCTATGTGTGGCTCGACGCGCCCATCGGCTACCTCGCCTCGCTGAAGAATTATTTCGACAAGACAGGGCGCGACTACGACACCTTCATGGCCTCGCCCGAAACCGAGCAGTTCCACTTCATCGGCAAGGACATCATCACCTTCCACACCCTGTTCTGGCCGGCGATGCTCAAGTTCAGCGGCCGCAAGGTGCCCAACGCGGTGTTCGTGCACGGCTTCCTCACCATCAACAACGGCGAGAAGATGAGCAAGAGCCGTGGCACCGGGCTGAACCCGCTCAAGTACCTGAAACTCGGCATGAACCCCGAGTGGCTGCGCTACTACCTGGCGGCCAAGCTCAGCGGCAAGAACGAAGACATCGACTTCAACCCCGAGGACTTCATGGCCCGGGTCAACAGCGATCTGGTGGGCAAGTTCATCAACATCGCCTCGCGCGCGGCCGGCTTCATCGCCAAGCGCTTCGACGGCCAGTTGGGCGAAGTCTCGGCCGATGGCGATGCGCTGCTGGACCACCTCGAAGTGGCCGCCCCGAGCATCACCGAGCTCTACGCCGAACGCGAATACGGCAAGGCGCTGCGCGAGATCATGCTGCTGGCCGACCGCGTGAACGCCTACGTGGACCAGAACAAGCCCTGGGAGCTGGCCAAGAAGGAAGGCATGGAAGGCCGACTGCACGATGTGTGCACCACCTGCATCGAAGCCTTCCGCCTGCTCACGCTCTACCTCAAGCCCGTGCTGCCCGCGCTGGCGAAAGACGTGGAAGCCTTCCTGAACACCGAGCCGCTGCAGTTCGCCGACGCCACCCGCCTGCTCGGCAAGGGCCACCGCATCGGCGCCTACCAGCACCTGATGCAACGTGTGGACGTGAAGCAGCTTGACGCTCTGTTTGAGCCGCCACCCGCACCCGCCGTGGAGCTGGTGGTGCCCGGCGGTGAACCGATCGCCGACACCATCTCCATCGACGACTTCAGCAAGATCGACCTGCGCATCGCACAGATCGTCAACTGCGAAGCGGTGGAGGGCTCAACCAAGCTGCTGCGCCTGACGCTCGACGTGGGCGAGGGCCGCACGCGCAACGTCTTCAGCGGCATCGCCAGCGCCTACCGTCCCGAAGACCTGGTGGGCAAGCTCACCGTGATGGTGGCCAACCTCGCGCCGCGCAAGATGAAGTTCGGCGTCAGCGAAGGCATGGTGCTCGCCGCCAGCCACGCCGACGAGAACGCCGAACCCGGCATCCACATCCTCAACCCCTGGCCAGGTGCGACCCCGGGCATGCGGGTTCGCTGA
- a CDS encoding SulP family inorganic anion transporter — MLNHLPPLAPFRPRLIQDIKGYNGEKLAKDMGAGATVGIVALPLAMAFAIASGLKPEAGLWTAIIAGFLISALGGTSVQIGGPAGAFIVIVYGIVERYGVANLLIATASAGVLLFLMGLFRLGTLVRYVPVSVVIGFTNGIAVLIALSQVRDWLGLDIARMPGDFFGQIATLTQHVHSVNPYAFSLGVLCVIGLFLWPRLWAVDSQFRRQLDRIETVSALRATSRLPAPVVALVTLSLGSWALSLPVETIGSRFGGIPQSVPAFELPAFSWETVRLLVTPTLTLALLGAIESLLCARVADQLSNTRKHDPNQELMAQGIANVVVPFFGGMPATGTIARTVTNIRSGAVSPVAGMVHAATLAAVVLIAAPLAQHIPLAVLAGVLLFVAWNMGEWREFGRLKHFSNHYRLMMVSTFLVTIVFDLTVAVELGLVMACFLFVRRQSDIFRADVLARHPHQLTYRLYGSLFFGAVAKIDPIVADVEGGPAGVNLMLDATQLISLDTTGLDALEQLHKAVQKRGGHMGIVGLNAQPRSLIERSGFHQRLHTCQ; from the coding sequence ATGCTGAACCACCTGCCCCCACTGGCGCCCTTCCGGCCTCGACTGATCCAGGACATCAAAGGCTACAACGGCGAGAAGCTGGCCAAAGACATGGGCGCTGGCGCCACCGTCGGCATCGTGGCACTGCCGCTGGCCATGGCCTTTGCCATCGCCAGCGGTCTCAAACCCGAGGCGGGCCTGTGGACCGCCATCATCGCGGGCTTCCTGATTTCGGCCTTGGGTGGCACCTCGGTGCAGATCGGTGGCCCGGCCGGCGCCTTCATCGTCATCGTCTACGGCATCGTCGAGCGCTATGGCGTGGCCAACCTGCTGATTGCCACAGCCAGTGCCGGCGTGTTGCTGTTTCTCATGGGCCTGTTCCGGCTGGGCACGCTGGTGCGCTATGTGCCGGTGAGTGTGGTGATTGGCTTCACCAACGGCATCGCGGTGCTGATTGCGTTGTCACAGGTGCGCGACTGGCTGGGCCTGGACATCGCCAGGATGCCGGGTGATTTTTTCGGCCAGATAGCCACCCTCACCCAGCATGTTCACAGCGTCAATCCCTACGCTTTTTCGCTGGGGGTGCTGTGTGTGATCGGGCTGTTTCTCTGGCCGAGGCTGTGGGCGGTGGATTCACAATTCCGCCGACAGCTCGACCGCATCGAAACCGTGAGCGCACTCAGGGCGACCTCGCGGCTGCCGGCGCCGGTCGTGGCCCTGGTCACGCTGTCGCTGGGGTCCTGGGCCCTGAGCCTGCCGGTGGAGACCATCGGTTCGCGCTTCGGCGGCATCCCGCAAAGCGTGCCGGCGTTCGAGTTGCCGGCCTTTTCCTGGGAGACGGTTCGCCTGCTGGTCACGCCCACCCTCACCCTCGCACTGCTCGGGGCCATCGAGTCGCTGCTGTGTGCGCGCGTGGCCGACCAGCTCAGCAACACCCGCAAGCACGACCCCAACCAGGAGCTGATGGCCCAGGGCATCGCCAACGTGGTGGTGCCCTTCTTTGGCGGGATGCCGGCCACCGGCACCATCGCTCGCACCGTCACCAACATCCGCTCGGGCGCGGTCTCCCCCGTGGCTGGCATGGTGCACGCCGCGACGCTCGCCGCCGTGGTGCTGATCGCCGCGCCGCTGGCCCAGCACATCCCGCTGGCCGTGCTCGCAGGGGTGTTGCTGTTCGTCGCCTGGAACATGGGTGAATGGCGCGAGTTCGGCCGCCTCAAGCACTTCAGCAACCACTACCGCCTGATGATGGTGTCCACCTTCCTGGTGACCATCGTCTTTGACCTCACGGTGGCTGTCGAGCTGGGTCTGGTCATGGCCTGCTTCCTGTTCGTGCGGCGGCAGAGCGACATCTTCCGGGCCGATGTGCTGGCCCGGCATCCCCACCAGCTGACCTACCGGCTCTATGGTTCGCTGTTCTTTGGCGCGGTGGCCAAAATCGATCCCATCGTGGCCGATGTCGAAGGCGGCCCCGCTGGCGTCAACCTCATGCTCGATGCCACCCAGCTGATTTCGCTCGACACCACCGGTCTGGACGCGCTGGAACAGTTGCACAAGGCGGTCCAAAAGCGCGGCGGCCACATGGGCATCGTCGGATTGAACGCCCAACCCCGCTCTCTGATCGAACGTTCAGGCTTTCACCAGCGGCTGCACACCTGTCAATGA